A window of Physeter macrocephalus isolate SW-GA chromosome 6, ASM283717v5, whole genome shotgun sequence genomic DNA:
GTATCCGGAGAACTAGTCCTAAAACTGTACTTCAGATCATTACCACAAATGTGCACATAGTTGTCATGTCTTTTTCAAGAGGGAATCGATTAAGCATGGACAAAGAATTCTAATAGCGAGTGTTTAAATCtgcaaacaaaacataaaacagccTCCTTACCATCTTTTCACAATTAGAGATAATGACAGTCTGCTAAGTTTAAGTTCTTCCCATCCGTTTTCCTAAAACTCCAAGGCTTCCCAGGCAGCTGCGCATAGGGAGGAACCCCGCGAGTCTGCGCAGGGCCAATGCGCAGGCGTGCTGAGGAGCGGAAGTGGGGAGGCGGGGCTAAACCCGGACCAGCGAGCGGAAGAGGCCGGGGCCGCGGAGAGAGGCGACGAGACTGGCGGCGGTGAGTCTGGGGCTAGTCCGAGCTGAAAGTCCCAGACCCGGGGAGACGCCAAAAGAAACGGAGATACCTGGGTTTCCGGAGCAGTCGCCGCTGGTTGCTGCAGCTGGCCTGCCTCTGCCGCCGCGACGCCTCCGCCCTCGCTGCTGAAGACGCGGCCCTGACAGGCCTGTAGGCCTAGGCGCGGCCGGCCCAGCCCGACGTGTTGCCTCCCGTGCAGCTGTGAGTAATCCGAGCGCCGTCTCCACGGTCGTGTACAGATTAAAATGGAGGAAATTTCGTTGGCTAACCTGGATACTAACAAGCTAGAGGCCATCGCTCAGGAGATATACGTAGACCTAATAGAGGATTCCTGTTTGGGCTTCTGCTTTGAGGTGCACCGGGCAGTCAAGTGTGGCTACTTCTACCTGGAATTCGCAGAGACTGGTAGCGTGAAGGATTTTGGCATTCAGCCAGTGGAAGATAAAGGAGCGTGTCGCCTCCCGCTTTGCTCCCTTCCTGGAGAATCTGGGAATGGGCCTGATCAGCAGCTGCAACGCTCACCTCCGGAATTCCAGTAGCTGCAACATGAGAGTCTGAGGGTGACCAGGACAATAACATAGACCAGTCCTGTGGTTTTGAGGAGTTAGGtagctaagtaaaaaaaaaaaagaaaaaaaaaatcagacaaaagtcCCAGTTCCCATTGAAGAACCTAGCCTTTAAAAACTTGGAGTGGAGAATTTAGGAATTCGGATCCTTGTGTAAGTGTATTACCTTTGGATCAGCTTTGAAATTCTGGACAGGAGGAGCTGTGCTGTGCATCCTGCACGCCATGCAGTGGTTGATTTCTAAACACACCAGAAAGTGCACAAGAACCCTGTACTGTCC
This region includes:
- the ATXN7L3B gene encoding ataxin-7-like protein 3B, whose protein sequence is MEEISLANLDTNKLEAIAQEIYVDLIEDSCLGFCFEVHRAVKCGYFYLEFAETGSVKDFGIQPVEDKGACRLPLCSLPGESGNGPDQQLQRSPPEFQ